Genomic window (Tardiphaga sp. vice304):
CGCGGGTCCTTGAACTTGTCGCGGCGCAGGTTCATGGCAAAGCCCTGCATGACGCCGGACGAGCGGTTGAGGAATTCCTCGAGCACGACGCGCTTGTCGGTGACCGCCGGGAAGTCGTAGGCCGTCGCCCAGTTCTTGGCGCTGTTCTCGGTGCGCCAGTCGACCTGGTCGCCCTTGAAGGCTTCTAGCGCCACGGTGCCGTCGCGGAAATATTCGTAGCGCAGCTCATCGAAATTGTGGCGGCCGACATTCACGTTGAGGTCGCGCGCCCAGTAATCCTTGACGCGTTCGACCACGATCGAGCGGCCGGCGACGAATTCCTTGATCTTGTAGGCCGCGCTGCCGAGCGGCGGCTCCTGTGTGGTCGCGGAAATGTCGCGCTTGGCACCGGAGGCATTGGTGCCCTCCCACCAGTGCTTCGGCAGCACCAGGAGCTGGCCGACGATCTGCGGCAATTCGCGATTGCCCGGCCCGTCGAAGGTGAATTTGACGTCGCGCTCGCCCTGCTTCTCGGCCTTCACCACATGGCGGTAATAGGCCGAATATTGCGGGTGATGCTTCTTGAAGGAATCCAGTGAAAAGATCACGTCTTCCGGCGTCACCGGCTTTCCGTCGTGCCATTTCGCCTGCGCGCGCAGGCGGTAAGTGGCCGAGGAAAAATCTGCGGGATGGCTGACGGATTCGGCGAGCAGGCCGTATTCGGTGGACACCTCGTCGAGCGACGGCGTCGTCAGCGATTCGTAGATCAGGCCGACGGCGGCGGCGATGTTGCCCTTCACGCCGGACACGACGATGTTGAAATTGTCGAAGGTGCCGAGCGCGATCTGGCGCGCCACGCCGCCCTTGGGGGCTTCCGGATTGACGTAATCGAAGCGCGGAAAGCCGGCCGGATATTTGATCTCGCCGAACAGCGATAAAGCGTGGCGCCATTCCGCCTCGGGGACCGCGGCTTGCGCAAGCGCAGGCGCCGCACCGAGCATGGGGACGAGGGCGGCAAAGGCGCTGGTCTGCAGCAGACGTCGTCGGGAGAAGGCCATGGGCAAGATGCTGAATTCCTGTGAACCGAAGCGTCGAGTAGAGCGGACATATAAGGCGAGGATTCGACCGATTATGCCGGGTTTCCCTGAGGATACCATCCCCGCATCCTAGCCCATTGCGGCCAAACGTCCCGCTTAAGCTTTCGTAAGGCAAAACGAAAACGGCCAGGCTGAGCCTGGCCGTTCGTTCCAATGGATGCTTTTTGCGGGCTTGTTTACTTCGCGGCCGTCGGCAGCGGCACCGGGGTGTCGGCCAGCGAAGCCAGATAGGCGATCACGTCGGCGCGCTCGCTGTCCTTGGCGATGCCGGCGAAGCCCATCGCTGTGCCCGGAATATAGGCCTTCGGACTGGTGAGGAACTTGTTGAGCGCATCGAAGGTCCACTCGCCGCCCTTGCCCTTCATGGCAGCC
Coding sequences:
- a CDS encoding extracellular solute-binding protein, with the protein product MAFSRRRLLQTSAFAALVPMLGAAPALAQAAVPEAEWRHALSLFGEIKYPAGFPRFDYVNPEAPKGGVARQIALGTFDNFNIVVSGVKGNIAAAVGLIYESLTTPSLDEVSTEYGLLAESVSHPADFSSATYRLRAQAKWHDGKPVTPEDVIFSLDSFKKHHPQYSAYYRHVVKAEKQGERDVKFTFDGPGNRELPQIVGQLLVLPKHWWEGTNASGAKRDISATTQEPPLGSAAYKIKEFVAGRSIVVERVKDYWARDLNVNVGRHNFDELRYEYFRDGTVALEAFKGDQVDWRTENSAKNWATAYDFPAVTDKRVVLEEFLNRSSGVMQGFAMNLRRDKFKDPRVRRALNYAFDFEEMNKQIFFNQYKRIGSYFEGTELASSGLPEGRELEILEIVRAEVPAEVFTKPYSNPVGGSPEAVRENLREALKLFKEAGFEVRERKLVNAKTGVPFELELLGEDPNSERIMLFFKPSLERLGIGVSVRTIDSTQYENRLRSWDFDIVGSIWPESLSPGNEQREFWGSQAADMAGSRNVVGIKNPAIDKLIDRVIFTKDRADLIAATKALDRVLLWNHYVVPQFTYNKVRTARWDRFGRPAEPPKYGQSGFPAIWWYDAERAAKSKRS